In one Streptomyces sp. NBC_01288 genomic region, the following are encoded:
- a CDS encoding PP2C family protein-serine/threonine phosphatase, which produces MRTSRDPAGSTVVDAGQRSTPPLSWAVVVFWLVVVTLVVALTGIVLGRDTRPAPFLVVLPALIAGRGTVRQTTVASAWVTLVIVGSLVDTPLGTAGADAAVVAFTLVFNGLSVARAAQRIRWEGEIARLRSAAAALQRQILRPFPLMTDQLLVHGLYRPVEEDSRVGGDVYEVVSSPYGSRVFIADVQGKGLQAISAAFAVLSAFREAAVAEPTLTAVVDALEEAVLRHNSFAAQTGERERFVTALVLGIDGGQEVQAINCGHVAPLLLHKERADPVLRQEPCVPLGLDALAPEPRTVEWFDFPSDGTLLLCTDGVTEARDPSGAFYPLEERAATWGEVLPKDVPATVYGDLRRHTAGMPKDDTALLVLRRRGDAGLL; this is translated from the coding sequence GTGCGCACCTCAAGAGATCCGGCCGGCTCCACCGTGGTAGACGCAGGGCAGCGCTCCACGCCTCCGCTCAGCTGGGCCGTGGTCGTGTTCTGGCTCGTCGTCGTCACGCTGGTGGTGGCGCTGACCGGCATCGTGCTGGGCCGGGACACCCGGCCGGCCCCCTTTCTGGTGGTGCTGCCCGCGCTGATCGCCGGGCGCGGAACCGTGCGGCAGACCACCGTCGCCTCCGCGTGGGTGACACTCGTCATCGTCGGCTCCCTCGTCGACACCCCGCTGGGCACGGCGGGCGCCGACGCGGCCGTCGTCGCCTTCACCCTGGTGTTCAACGGCCTCAGCGTGGCGCGAGCGGCGCAGCGGATCCGCTGGGAGGGCGAGATCGCCCGGCTGCGGTCGGCGGCGGCCGCCCTGCAACGCCAGATCCTGCGCCCGTTCCCCCTGATGACCGACCAGCTCCTGGTCCACGGCCTGTACCGGCCGGTGGAGGAGGACAGCCGGGTGGGCGGCGACGTCTACGAGGTCGTCTCCTCGCCGTACGGCAGCCGCGTCTTCATCGCCGACGTCCAGGGCAAGGGCCTCCAGGCGATCAGCGCCGCGTTCGCCGTACTGAGCGCCTTCCGCGAGGCGGCCGTGGCCGAGCCCACACTCACCGCCGTGGTCGACGCCCTGGAGGAGGCGGTGCTACGGCACAACTCCTTCGCGGCGCAGACCGGGGAGCGGGAGCGGTTCGTGACGGCGCTCGTGCTGGGCATCGACGGCGGGCAGGAGGTACAGGCGATCAACTGCGGTCATGTGGCACCGCTGCTGCTGCACAAGGAGCGGGCCGATCCGGTGCTCCGGCAGGAGCCCTGCGTGCCGCTGGGCCTCGACGCGCTCGCGCCTGAGCCTCGTACCGTCGAATGGTTCGACTTCCCTTCGGACGGCACGCTTCTGCTCTGCACGGACGGCGTCACCGAGGCGCGTGATCCGTCCGGCGCGTTCTATCCGCTGGAGGAGCGGGCGGCCACCTGGGGTGAGGTCCTCCCGAAGGATGTACCGGCCACCGTCTACGGCGATCTGCGCCGCCACACGGCGGGCATGCCCAAGGACGACACCGCGCTGCTGGTGCTGCGCAGGCGGGGTGACGCGGGCCTTCTCTGA
- a CDS encoding TerD family protein, whose product MSSVSTVAGKVEVRLRWDPSPWGQQPRHLDIVAATYSAEAPHGRPVYVVNSESRSPDGTINMSRHSESGQGYGYMEVMVLELDRLAASFARVVVGVAIHQNGGIRTFGDLSHARALVVEGYRELLSDDFAGVAGSTAATVAEFTKGASGAWEFRPMVRGFDSEPAGFTAEMGNVSRP is encoded by the coding sequence GTGAGCAGTGTCAGCACAGTTGCGGGGAAGGTCGAAGTACGGCTCCGTTGGGATCCGAGTCCCTGGGGGCAGCAGCCGCGCCATCTGGACATCGTCGCGGCGACCTACTCCGCCGAGGCCCCGCACGGACGTCCGGTGTACGTCGTCAACTCCGAGAGCCGTTCGCCGGACGGCACGATCAACATGAGCCGGCACAGCGAGAGCGGCCAGGGGTACGGCTACATGGAGGTGATGGTCCTCGAACTCGACCGGCTCGCCGCCTCCTTCGCGCGGGTGGTCGTGGGAGTGGCGATCCACCAGAACGGCGGGATCAGGACCTTCGGCGATCTGTCGCACGCCAGGGCGCTGGTGGTGGAGGGCTACAGGGAGCTGCTGTCGGACGACTTCGCGGGGGTGGCCGGGTCCACCGCCGCGACGGTCGCGGAGTTCACCAAGGGCGCCTCCGGAGCCTGGGAGTTCCGCCCGATGGTGCGCGGGTTCGACAGTGAACCGGCGGGGTTCACCGCGGAGATGGGCAACGTGTCTCGGCCCTGA
- the argG gene encoding argininosuccinate synthase, whose translation MSKVLTSLPTGERVGIAFSGGLDTSVAVAWMRDKGAVPCTYTADIGQYDEPDIASVPGRAQAYGAEIARLVDCRAALVEEGLAALTCGAFHIRSGGRAYFNTTPLGRAVTGTLLVRAMLEDDVQIWGDGSTFKGNDIERFYRYGLLANPHLRIYKPWLDADFVTELGGRKEMSEWLLAHELPYRDSTEKAYSTDANIWGATHEAKTLEHLDTGVETVEPIMGVRFWDPSVEIVTEDVTIGFDQGRPVTINGKEFSSPVDLVMEANAIGGRHGLGMSDQIENRIIEAKSRGIYEAPGMALLHAAYERLVNAIHNEDTVAQYHNEGRRLGRLMYEGRWLDPQALMVRESLQRWVGSAITGEVTLRLRRGEDYSLLDTSGPAFSYHPDKLSMERTEDSAFGPVDRIGQLTMRNLDIADSRAKLEQYAVLGLIGTGNTAIGAAQAAATGLIGSMPEGGAEAIASRGEVSEDDALLDRAAMESGTD comes from the coding sequence ATGTCTAAGGTCCTCACCTCCCTCCCCACCGGCGAGCGCGTCGGCATCGCCTTCTCGGGCGGACTCGACACCTCCGTCGCGGTCGCCTGGATGCGCGACAAGGGTGCCGTCCCCTGCACCTACACCGCCGACATCGGCCAGTACGACGAGCCCGACATCGCCTCGGTGCCCGGCCGCGCGCAGGCCTACGGCGCCGAGATCGCGCGTCTGGTCGACTGCCGTGCGGCGCTGGTCGAGGAGGGCCTGGCCGCGCTGACCTGCGGGGCGTTCCACATCCGCTCCGGCGGGCGCGCCTATTTCAACACCACCCCGCTGGGCCGTGCCGTCACCGGCACGCTGCTGGTGCGGGCGATGCTTGAGGACGACGTCCAGATCTGGGGCGACGGCTCGACCTTCAAGGGCAACGACATCGAGCGGTTCTACCGCTACGGCCTGCTCGCCAACCCGCATCTGCGGATCTACAAGCCCTGGCTGGACGCGGACTTCGTGACGGAGCTCGGCGGCCGCAAGGAGATGTCGGAGTGGCTGCTCGCGCACGAGCTGCCGTACCGGGACAGCACGGAGAAGGCGTACTCCACCGACGCCAACATCTGGGGCGCCACCCACGAGGCCAAGACCCTGGAGCACCTGGACACGGGTGTGGAGACGGTCGAGCCGATCATGGGCGTGCGCTTCTGGGACCCGTCGGTCGAGATCGTCACCGAGGACGTGACGATCGGCTTCGACCAGGGCCGCCCGGTGACGATCAACGGCAAGGAGTTCTCCTCCCCCGTCGACCTCGTCATGGAGGCCAACGCGATCGGCGGCCGGCACGGCCTGGGCATGTCCGACCAGATCGAGAACCGGATCATCGAGGCGAAGAGCCGAGGCATCTACGAGGCCCCCGGCATGGCCCTGCTGCACGCGGCCTACGAGCGCCTCGTGAACGCGATCCACAACGAGGACACCGTCGCCCAGTACCACAACGAGGGCCGGCGCCTCGGCCGTCTGATGTACGAGGGCCGCTGGCTGGACCCGCAGGCCCTGATGGTCCGCGAGTCCCTCCAGCGCTGGGTCGGCTCGGCGATCACCGGTGAGGTCACCCTGCGGCTCCGGCGCGGCGAGGACTACTCGCTGCTCGACACCTCGGGCCCGGCGTTCAGCTACCACCCCGACAAGCTCTCCATGGAGCGCACCGAGGACTCGGCCTTCGGCCCGGTCGACCGCATCGGCCAGCTCACCATGCGCAACCTCGACATCGCCGACTCCCGCGCCAAGCTGGAGCAGTACGCCGTCCTCGGCCTGATCGGCACCGGCAACACCGCGATCGGCGCCGCGCAGGCCGCCGCGACCGGCCTCATCGGCAGCATGCCGGAGGGCGGCGCCGAGGCCATCGCCTCGCGCGGCGAGGTCTCCGAGGACGACGCGCTGCTCGACCGCGCGGCGATGGAGTCCGGCACGGACTGA
- a CDS encoding ABC transporter substrate-binding protein, with protein MSSIRITRKVLVAAGTVLVLTGAAACSSSSDSGSSGSKGGASGKKVRLITGVKSDPFYITMTCAAQTEAKAKGMEFSADGSAQWDVSVQRPLIDSVAATRPDGLLISPVDTSALTPSLKQIQSSGTKVALVDTTVSDSSIGITRISSDNEKGGRVAADALAKLMNEKGSAIVISVKPGVSTTDARIKGFTEEMKKYPNIKMLPTLYDNDLPATAASQIQSTLAAHPDLGGVFAGNTNTGQGIATGLKQAGKEGTVKVAAFDAEPDEIASLKAGTLQVLVAQDPAAIGKEAVDQLADAFEGKTVQKSIGTNMVAITKANMNQPEISKYFYKAGC; from the coding sequence ATGTCGAGCATCCGCATCACGCGCAAAGTTCTGGTCGCCGCGGGCACCGTGCTGGTCCTTACCGGCGCCGCCGCCTGTAGTTCGTCGAGCGACAGCGGCAGTTCGGGGTCGAAAGGAGGGGCCTCCGGCAAGAAGGTCCGGCTGATCACCGGCGTGAAGAGCGACCCCTTCTACATCACCATGACCTGTGCGGCGCAGACCGAGGCCAAGGCCAAGGGCATGGAATTCAGCGCCGACGGCTCCGCCCAGTGGGACGTGTCGGTCCAGCGCCCGCTCATCGACTCGGTGGCCGCGACCCGGCCGGACGGGCTGCTGATCTCGCCGGTCGACACCAGCGCGCTCACCCCCTCGCTCAAGCAGATCCAGTCGTCCGGGACCAAGGTCGCCCTGGTGGACACCACGGTCTCCGACTCCTCGATCGGCATCACCCGAATCTCGTCCGACAACGAGAAGGGCGGCCGGGTGGCGGCCGACGCGCTCGCCAAGCTGATGAACGAGAAGGGCTCGGCCATCGTCATCAGCGTCAAGCCCGGCGTCTCCACCACCGACGCCCGCATCAAGGGCTTCACGGAGGAGATGAAGAAGTACCCGAACATCAAGATGCTGCCCACCCTCTACGACAACGACCTGCCGGCCACCGCGGCCTCCCAGATCCAGTCGACGCTGGCGGCCCACCCCGACCTGGGCGGTGTCTTCGCGGGCAACACCAACACCGGCCAGGGCATAGCCACCGGTCTCAAGCAGGCGGGCAAGGAGGGCACGGTGAAGGTCGCCGCGTTCGACGCCGAGCCGGACGAGATCGCCTCGCTGAAGGCGGGCACCCTTCAGGTCCTGGTCGCGCAGGACCCGGCGGCGATCGGCAAGGAGGCCGTCGACCAGCTCGCCGACGCCTTCGAGGGCAAGACGGTCCAGAAGTCGATCGGCACCAACATGGTCGCCATCACCAAGGCGAACATGAACCAGCCCGAGATCAGCAAGTACTTCTACAAGGCGGGGTGTTGA
- a CDS encoding M20 family metallopeptidase, whose amino-acid sequence MLDDLRTLVEVESPSRDLGALRASAETVAAVIEARLGGRAVLVESEGGPHVHWSGGGTPRVLVLGHHDTVFPLGTLARRPFLVEGGRVTGPGVFDMLGGLVQAIHGVAALDDRSGVEFLVTADEEVGSRSSRALIEERALACGAVLVVEGAADGGGVKTGRKGCGTFEVSVAGRASHAGLEPAAGVNALVEAAYQVLDIAALARPEVGTTVTPTVASAGTLDNVVPAQATVVVDVRVESAGEKERIEAAFAALAPHLDEAVITVEGSVGRPPMPESAAAELFAVAQELLPGLEGRSVGGGSDGNFTAALGVPTLDGLGAVGGGAHADHEYLLGASMAERAHLVAGLVDAIRST is encoded by the coding sequence ATGCTCGACGACCTCCGGACCCTCGTCGAGGTCGAGTCCCCCTCCCGTGACCTGGGCGCCTTGCGGGCATCGGCCGAGACCGTCGCCGCTGTCATCGAGGCGCGGCTCGGCGGGCGGGCCGTGCTCGTCGAGAGCGAAGGCGGGCCGCATGTCCACTGGTCCGGTGGTGGCACACCGCGCGTGCTGGTCCTCGGCCATCACGACACCGTGTTCCCGCTCGGCACCCTCGCGCGCCGCCCCTTCCTGGTCGAGGGCGGGCGGGTGACCGGACCCGGTGTCTTCGACATGCTCGGTGGTCTGGTGCAGGCGATCCACGGGGTCGCGGCGCTGGACGACCGGTCCGGGGTCGAGTTCCTGGTGACCGCCGACGAAGAGGTCGGTTCCCGCTCCTCCCGGGCGCTCATCGAGGAACGCGCCCTCGCCTGCGGTGCCGTGCTCGTGGTCGAGGGGGCCGCCGACGGCGGAGGCGTGAAGACCGGCCGTAAGGGATGCGGCACGTTCGAGGTCTCCGTCGCGGGCCGGGCCTCGCACGCGGGGCTGGAGCCCGCCGCCGGGGTCAACGCGCTGGTCGAAGCGGCCTACCAGGTGCTGGACATCGCGGCATTGGCGCGGCCGGAGGTCGGCACGACGGTCACGCCGACCGTCGCGTCCGCCGGGACGCTGGACAACGTCGTCCCCGCGCAGGCGACCGTCGTCGTGGATGTGCGGGTCGAGTCGGCCGGCGAGAAGGAACGGATCGAGGCCGCGTTCGCCGCCCTCGCGCCGCATCTCGACGAGGCCGTGATCACCGTGGAAGGAAGTGTCGGTCGGCCGCCGATGCCCGAGTCGGCCGCGGCCGAACTGTTCGCGGTGGCGCAGGAGTTGCTGCCCGGGCTCGAAGGGCGGTCGGTCGGCGGCGGTAGCGACGGGAACTTCACGGCCGCGCTGGGGGTGCCGACGCTCGACGGGCTGGGCGCGGTCGGGGGCGGGGCGCACGCCGACCACGAGTATCTGCTCGGCGCGTCGATGGCCGAGCGGGCGCACCTCGTCGCCGGGCTGGTGGACGCGATCCGGAGCACCTGA